The DNA region AGTTTGGCCTTGAGGCCGAGCCCTGCCTCTACGAGGAAAAACTGAAGGAGTATGAGCCTGTGGCGAGGTCGATTTCAAAGCTTCCGCTCGATGGATTCAACGGTGAAGACGTCCAGATATGCGGTTGCGGCGTCACCCTCGGAACGGTGGACGGGGTGGTAAAAAGCGGCATAACCGACCTGCAGATAATCAAGCGCCTCACTCACCTCGCGATGGGCTTCTGCCAGGGACGCTTCTGCCTCTTCAACGGGGCCCTGCTCGTTTCCCAGAGGAGCGGAACGCCCATGGATGAGCTCGACATACCGGCTGCGAGGCCGCCCCTAAAGAACGTGAAGATGAAGGTCGTCGCGGGGAGGGAGTGAAGATGCCGACGAAAATTCTCCCGGAAAAGAGCGAGATAACGGTCATAGGCGGCGGAATAGTTGGAGTAACGATAGCCCACGAGCTGGCCAGGCGCGGGGAGGAGGTTACGGTTATAGAGAAGAGCTTTATCGGCTCTGGCTCGACCTTCCGCTGCGGGACCGGGATAAGGCAGCAGTTCGGCGATGAGGCCAACGTCCGGGTGATGAAGCGCTCCGTTGAACTCTGGAAGCGCTACAGTGAAGATTACGGCTTCCCCTTCGAGCAGACGGGCTACCTCTTCCTCCTCTACGACGATGAGGAAGTCGAGGCCTTCAGGAGGAACATAGCGATACAGAACCGCTTCGGCGTCCCAACGCGGCTCATAACGCCGGAGGAAGCTAAGGAGATAGTCCCCCTTTTGGACATCAGCGAGGTCGTTGCCGCCTCCTGGAACCCGACGGATGGGAAGGCGAGCCCCTTCCACTCAACGGCTGCCTTTGCCCTCCACGCTGAGGAGTTTGGTGCGAAGCTTGTTGAATACACGGAAGTGAAGGACTTCATCGTAGAAAACGGCGAAATCAAGGGCCTGAAGACGAGCAGGGGGACGATAAAGACTGGGATAGTCATAAACGCCACCAACGCCTGGGCCAAGCTCGTCAACGCGATGGCAGGGATAAGGACGAAAATCCCGATAGAGCCGTACAAACATCAGGCGGTAATAACCCAGCCCGTAAAGAAGGGCTCGGTTAAGCCGATGGTCATCTCCTTCCGCTACGGCCATGCATACCTCACCCAGACGAGCCACGGCGGGATAATCGGCGGTGTTGGCCATGAGGAGGGGCCGACCTACGATTTAAGCCCCACCTACGAGTTCATGCGCGAGGTGAGCTACTACTTCACCAGGATAATCCCCGCCCTGAGGGAGCTCCTTATACTGAGGACGTGGGCGGGCTACTACGCCAAAACACCGGACAGCAACCCGGCAATAGGCAAAATAGAAGAGCTGAGCGACTACTACATAGCGGCTGGCTTCAGCGGCCACGGCTTCATGATGGCGCCCGCAGTTGCCGAGATGGTCGCCGACCTCATCACGAAGGGCAAGACCGACCTCCCGGTGGATTTCTACGACCCCTACCGCTTTGAGAGGGGAGAACTCCGCGGAAAGGCCCTCCAGATGGGCTGACTTCAACCTTTTTCTTATCCTTTCGACGGAAATTTTATAAAGCTTCCGCAGTTTCTCCGGCTGATGCCGAAGCGTGAAGAGGCCGTCATCCAGGGAAAGCGCGAGAGAGCTTTAAAGCTCCAAAGGCTCCAGGTTAGGCGGGAAAACCTTTTGATCCTGGCCGTGTCCACTTTCATCGCCAACGTCTCCTTTGGAATGGCCTTTCCCTATCTGGGCGTTTACATGAGGCTCCTCGGCGCGAGCATGTTCCTGGTCGGCCTTCTCAGCGTCGCCTTCAACCTGACCTCCACCGTCTTCCAGTACCCCTTCGGCTGGCTTTCCGACTCAACGGGCAACAGGAAAGGCTTCATAGCCTTTGGGGCGGCCTCGATTGGAGTTTTCTACGCGGCAATGGCCTTTGTAGGCTCCGCAACCGGTGTCCTGATCCTGAGAACCCTCCAGGGCGTTTTCGGCTCTGCAATGGCGCCCGCTCATTTGGCCCTCATCTCGGAGCTTTCAACGAGGGCCGGCTCTATATTCGGTCTCTTCAACTCGATAGAGAACGCCGGCTACATGGCGGGCAACTTCTTAGGCTCCTTCGTCGTCAGGTACCTTGGAATAAAAAGCGTTTTTGCCATCGCGGGCTTTTTGCTCTTCCTCTCCGCGGGTTTGGCCCTTTTGATAAAAGAAAGACCGAACGGAGGGCGCTCTCTTCCTGACGTCATCCGGGGGGACAGGAAAAGCTGGCGCGCGACCGCTAAGGGCTCGGCCTTCAAAAAACTCATGCACGGCTCTCTCGGCCTTTTTTACGTTACAGTTTTCCTCGTCATGATCGCCAGCGGGCAGTTCTACAGCGTCTCCCCCGTCTACTTCGAGGAGACCTTCGGTGAGTGGAGCGTTGGGGTTATATTCGGCATCGAAAGCCTTGCAGCAGCTTTAACAGGCTACTTCCTCGGAAGGCTGATAGATATTTACGGGGCTAAAAGGTTCTACTTGTTGGCAATAGCAGGTTACAGCGCGGCCTTTCTCCTCTATGCCTTCGCTGAAAACGTCTGGCTCATCTTTGGGGTGGCTTTCTTCTCCGGCGTGAAGTGGGTTCTAATGATAAACTCGACATCAGCCTACGTCGCCCAGAACGTTAAGGCGAGCGAGAGGGGGCAGGGGATGAGCCTGCTCAACGCGATGATGAGCCTCGGCTGGGTAGTTGGGCCCCTCATCGGCGGCTATCTCGCGGGGATAAGCTTCCGGCTCAATTTCGCGAGCACGCTGATTCCTCTGGGGTCGGCTTTTCTGCTTGCGCTCAGACTGCCCGAGAAACTCCGTTAACCTCTTAAAAACCGCTGCCCCAATAACACCGGTGATAGAATGTCCCTGGAGGAGCTCTACTCGTACCTTAGGGGGTATATGGATCCCGGTAGCGAAACCGCCAGGAAAAGGTACATGGCGCTGAAAGCCTTCTTCAACTGGACCGTCAAGAAAACCCTCCTCCCCGATGGGAGAAGGCTGAGGATACTGGACCTGTGCGCCGGCACTGGAATAGCCGGGGCGGCTCTTCTGGAAGTTCTAAAGGAGTGGGGCGTAGAGGCCTCCCTTACCCTGGTGGACAAACGAAAAGAGGACATTCTAAAGGTTGAGAGCTGGCTCAGCGGTGAGGGGGAAGTTTATGGGGCCGTTATGGATTGCCTCGACGACCTGAGCAAGCTCGGGGAATTCGATGTAGCCCTCATGTGGGGTTACACAATGGCCCACTTCGATCCGTATCAGGCGGCAGACCTCTTCACGAACGTTTCAAGGGTTCTCACCCCCTCTGGGGTCTTCATGATCGAAGAAATGGACCGCTTCGGCACGTTCTTCTACAGGGGGGCATATCGGGAGATAGTTCCCGAAGTCAGAGGCGAAAACTACACGGTGGTTTCCCTCGATGAGGGCTACGACCCGCTGAGGGGAGTCATCCTCAGGGGCTACTACCGGCTCCCTGGCTGGGAAAAGATAGGGGAGATAGAAACCCGCTACTGGGACCTGGCCGGACTGGCCGGCATGGGGAAACTCGTTTTTGAGAAGGTGAAGATAATACCGAGGAAAGAGCACGGCAATGTTGACGTTGGCGATATTCTCTATTTCAGGGAACCAAAAACTCAACGGGCGTAGTGCTCGGGTCTCCTGTCTCTGAAGATATCGTTGTAGTCGTTGAGCCCTTTCCTCCTTGCGAGGCTCAGGTCTATCTCCGCTATTCCAATCTCCTCCCCGTCCTCGCTCCCCTCAACCAGGGTCTCCGCAAGGGGAGAGTTTATCTGGCTCCTGCCGATGAACCTCAGGCCCCTTTCCTCACCGACGCGGTCAGCGGTTATCGTGTAGACTCTGTTTTCTAGGGCCCTTATTGGCATGGCCCTCGGGGCGTAGGGCATGACCAGGTTGGCCGGATGGGCTATTATCTCGGCCCCTTTAAGGGCCAGTGTTCTCGCGCTTTCGGGGAAGAACCAGTCGAAGCATATCATGACCCCCACCCTGGCAAAGCCCAGGTGAAAGACCTCAAAGCCGAGGTTACCTGGTTCAAAGAACTCCTTCTCCCGGGCAAAGAGATGTATCTTACGGTATTTGCCCAGGTAACCCTGCGGCCCGACGACGACTGCTGAGTTGTAAAGCCTTCCCAGGCTGTCCTTTTCTGCTGTTCCGGCAACTATGAAGATGTGGTATTTTTTTGCCGCCCTGACAAGAAATCCGGTGGTCTTCCCGTTGGGAACGGGCTGGGCAACCGATTCAACTTCCTCCCTGTTCTCAAAGTTGTATCCGGTATCGAAGAGCTCAGGAAGGACTATAAGCCTGGCGCCATTTTCCGCGGCCTTCTCGATCAGGCTTTCTCCCTTTAGATAGTTCTCTTCAGGCTCAAGCAGTTTGGGGTACATCTGGCCGAAGGCAACCCT from Thermococcus zilligii AN1 includes:
- a CDS encoding MFS transporter, whose protein sequence is MPKREEAVIQGKRERALKLQRLQVRRENLLILAVSTFIANVSFGMAFPYLGVYMRLLGASMFLVGLLSVAFNLTSTVFQYPFGWLSDSTGNRKGFIAFGAASIGVFYAAMAFVGSATGVLILRTLQGVFGSAMAPAHLALISELSTRAGSIFGLFNSIENAGYMAGNFLGSFVVRYLGIKSVFAIAGFLLFLSAGLALLIKERPNGGRSLPDVIRGDRKSWRATAKGSAFKKLMHGSLGLFYVTVFLVMIASGQFYSVSPVYFEETFGEWSVGVIFGIESLAAALTGYFLGRLIDIYGAKRFYLLAIAGYSAAFLLYAFAENVWLIFGVAFFSGVKWVLMINSTSAYVAQNVKASERGQGMSLLNAMMSLGWVVGPLIGGYLAGISFRLNFASTLIPLGSAFLLALRLPEKLR
- a CDS encoding class I SAM-dependent methyltransferase, with the translated sequence MSLEELYSYLRGYMDPGSETARKRYMALKAFFNWTVKKTLLPDGRRLRILDLCAGTGIAGAALLEVLKEWGVEASLTLVDKRKEDILKVESWLSGEGEVYGAVMDCLDDLSKLGEFDVALMWGYTMAHFDPYQAADLFTNVSRVLTPSGVFMIEEMDRFGTFFYRGAYREIVPEVRGENYTVVSLDEGYDPLRGVILRGYYRLPGWEKIGEIETRYWDLAGLAGMGKLVFEKVKIIPRKEHGNVDVGDILYFREPKTQRA
- a CDS encoding NAD(P)/FAD-dependent oxidoreductase, translating into MPTKILPEKSEITVIGGGIVGVTIAHELARRGEEVTVIEKSFIGSGSTFRCGTGIRQQFGDEANVRVMKRSVELWKRYSEDYGFPFEQTGYLFLLYDDEEVEAFRRNIAIQNRFGVPTRLITPEEAKEIVPLLDISEVVAASWNPTDGKASPFHSTAAFALHAEEFGAKLVEYTEVKDFIVENGEIKGLKTSRGTIKTGIVINATNAWAKLVNAMAGIRTKIPIEPYKHQAVITQPVKKGSVKPMVISFRYGHAYLTQTSHGGIIGGVGHEEGPTYDLSPTYEFMREVSYYFTRIIPALRELLILRTWAGYYAKTPDSNPAIGKIEELSDYYIAAGFSGHGFMMAPAVAEMVADLITKGKTDLPVDFYDPYRFERGELRGKALQMG
- a CDS encoding nitrilase, yielding MIRVAFGQMYPKLLEPEENYLKGESLIEKAAENGARLIVLPELFDTGYNFENREEVESVAQPVPNGKTTGFLVRAAKKYHIFIVAGTAEKDSLGRLYNSAVVVGPQGYLGKYRKIHLFAREKEFFEPGNLGFEVFHLGFARVGVMICFDWFFPESARTLALKGAEIIAHPANLVMPYAPRAMPIRALENRVYTITADRVGEERGLRFIGRSQINSPLAETLVEGSEDGEEIGIAEIDLSLARRKGLNDYNDIFRDRRPEHYAR